GATCGAGCCCCGGCCGCCCTTGGTGTTGCGCTCACGAGTGCGGTGACGGAGCGTGCAACGCGTGACCCCAAAGGTGGACGATTGGCCGGAAACGTCAGTCAATCGGCCCAGGAAAACGAGCCACCCCACCCACGCCGGATCCACCGGGCCATCAGCTCGTTGCGTCCATGAACGCGAAAGTGCTGGTAGATCATTTTGGTGTACTGGTTGACCGTGTAGATGCTCATGTGCAAGCGTCGGGCAATCTGTTTGTCGGAATCCCCTTCGAGCAGGCAGCGAAGGACCTGCCGAGCCCTCGCCGCCAGATCGCGGGGCGATGGCTCGGTGAAGCGGGCCAATGGTCCACCGGCCAGAGGTGCCAGCACGGCCATCAGCTCCTGAACGAAGGCACGGTCCCTGGCGCTGAAGTCCCGATCCCCTCGGGGCTTGATCAGGGTGACACCAAGGGATTCATCCCCCTTCACTCCCGGAATGGATCGCATACACCACAGGGGGTTTTCGAACGCGATCGGGCGGAGGAAGGACTCATAGTCGTGGGTGGCCTTCCATGCTCGCTCCGAGAATAGCGTCGATCGCGAGAGGCAGATTCCGTCGTGCTCGATCATCCTGCGGCTGTAAGTGGTGATCGACGAAAGCCCAGGGGTGTCGGTGAATCGGGAAAGGGTCTCGAAGAAGTGCGCCCGGCTCGAGTCGGACTCCCATCCCCAGTCGTGCTGGCCGAGGAACCGCACGCGGCCGCTCTGGATGTCGATCTGTTCCCCGGAGAACCCCACTGGCCCGCCGGTCCGTTTGACCAATTGCTCAATCAGGTGCTGGTGCCAGGTCGTCACGTCGTCGCCCAGCTCGCGGCACTCGCCGACCAGGCGGTCAATCGATCGAAGATCAGAGGTACGCAAACACTCGGATTTTTGCATAGAGTCACTTCTGGTCATCTGGTGCCGAGCATCCCTGGAATTAGGGAATGGAACAGCCAGATTGGTCCGCTATGATTCAACACGATTCCTTGGGGCGTTCGCTCGGCCTCGGAGGGCGATCACGGCATCATGACAAGCCGATGCCAGATCGCACTCCCGCGAGCGAACGGCGCAATCCCGACGTTCAACACCGATCCGCGTGGTGTGGGTCGCCTTGTTGTCGCGTTGCACATTCACAAATCGTCCTACGAACTCCCGACGAGAGAGGCCCTGTGCTAGAGGCTCACCCGAATGGCAGGGAGTTCTGAAACAAAGGTATCCATTGATTTTCTGAATTGCAAGACCCTGGTCTGAGACCTGGTCCAGGGCTTACTGCCGTGTGCGGAAACTCTGTTTATCAGAGACGCGGGTGCCACTCTCTCGGTGGTTCCCTATGCAGATGTGCGTTTGAGTTGGCAAAAAACGACTTGGAGTCGGCACAGGCCGATCTCCACGGCGTTCGGCGTCCGGATGCCGGGTTGATCCCTGCCGGACGATGTTGAACTCTGATAATCCGATCGGAGGAGGGACCGGTCCATGTCATATCCTCGTTTTGGCCTGAAGGCGTTCCCTCCCGATCGGGGTTCCAACCTCTCGTCGGCCCGGGTCAGTCTCCTGACCCCGAGCTGGTGTCTGATGGTGATTGCCACCGCGGTGATCATGATCGGATTCGAGGACGACCACTCCAAAGATCGCTCGCACAACCGTCACGCCATGACGGATGTTCTCGGTCAGACCGATCGGCCCATCCAGAAAATCGCCTTCAGCCCCGACGGTACGCGGTTGGCTGCGCTGGAGGGGAAAAGCCTCCTGATCTTCCGTGAGACCGAGGAAAGAAGCGACCGGGCGACAATCGGCGTCGACGACCTGGACATCCGAAGCTTCGTCTTCGATCCTCAAGGTCATACGGTCGCCCTCGGAAACGTCGACGGCTCGATCCGGTTCATCACTCTGGAGACGGGCCAGGACTCCGGCCGTATCACGCTGGATGAGGAGCCCGTATTGGCCCTGGCTTTCTCGCCTGATGGCCGCTGCATTGCCTCAGCGCAAGGAAGCGGACGCCTCACGCTCTGGGAGGTGGAGACCGGATCACTGCGGCTGGACCTGAAGGCGTCTGACGCGCCGATCCTCGCCCTGGCCTTCTCGCCCGATGGCCGCTGGCTCGCCTCGACGCATGCCGACGGCCTGGTCGTCGTCTGGGATGCCGAGACGGGCGAGCCGCGGACCTCGGTCGCGTCTCGACCGGG
The genomic region above belongs to Tautonia rosea and contains:
- a CDS encoding WD40 repeat domain-containing protein, with product MSYPRFGLKAFPPDRGSNLSSARVSLLTPSWCLMVIATAVIMIGFEDDHSKDRSHNRHAMTDVLGQTDRPIQKIAFSPDGTRLAALEGKSLLIFRETEERSDRATIGVDDLDIRSFVFDPQGHTVALGNVDGSIRFITLETGQDSGRITLDEEPVLALAFSPDGRCIASAQGSGRLTLWEVETGSLRLDLKASDAPILALAFSPDGRWLASTHADGLVVVWDAETGEPRTSVASRPGLLRPLIFSPDGGTLWWLNRKRHVLKWDLSADSNAQVVSAPAEEMVLMPDGKSLLVRVDEERVWQLDAETLQVELPYRFPGRLVTAMDISRDGTRIALGELETVAVAELAQFVEKSSNN
- a CDS encoding response regulator transcription factor, whose amino-acid sequence is MRTSDLRSIDRLVGECRELGDDVTTWHQHLIEQLVKRTGGPVGFSGEQIDIQSGRVRFLGQHDWGWESDSSRAHFFETLSRFTDTPGLSSITTYSRRMIEHDGICLSRSTLFSERAWKATHDYESFLRPIAFENPLWCMRSIPGVKGDESLGVTLIKPRGDRDFSARDRAFVQELMAVLAPLAGGPLARFTEPSPRDLAARARQVLRCLLEGDSDKQIARRLHMSIYTVNQYTKMIYQHFRVHGRNELMARWIRRGWGGSFSWAD